A region of the Bacteroidota bacterium genome:
TTCAATTGCCACTTCACTCGGTTTTGGATATCTCGCCAACAACTTTATTAGTTACAACGAAGTATATGGTTCAATCGGAACCTTAATTGTGTTGATGATTTGGATTAATCTAAACTCACTGGTTTTACTTGTTGGCTTTGAAATTAATAACAGTATTGATGTGAACAGGATATTGAGACAGAAAGGAGACGAAGTGGGCAATTAGCAAATTGGTTAATTAGCAAATTAGCCGATTAGCAAAGTAGCAAATGGGTCCAAGAAGGAAATGATTCAACAAAATTTGAATTTTATCGTTAAAATTAATTAGTGCTCAAATTAGACAGAGGCTAATTTGCCAATTCATGAAAAAATTAGCGAATATTGTACTTGTAACTCAAAATTCAACCATCAGCTAATTTGCTAATCAGCTAATTATCTAATTAAATACTCAAACTGTCAATCAAACTCAAAACTAAACCATCAGCTAATCAGCTAATTTGCTAATTAGCTAATCAAAACTATGCAACTCTACTACCTAGCCACCTGTTCCACTTGTGCGAGAATTATGAAAGATTTGAAAGTAAGTAAATACAACTTTCGATTACAGGATATTAAAACAGAGCCCATTACACCGAAGCAATTAGATGAAATGGTTAAACTTGCCGGTTCGTATGAGGCGTTGTTTAGTCGCGTGGCATTAAAATACCGTTCATTGGGATTGAATAATATGCAGCTTACTGAAAAAGATTACCGCAAATATATTCTCGAAGAATACACTTTTTTAAAGCGACCGGTATTTATCATCAACAACAAAATTTATATCGGAAACGCACCCAAGAATGTCGAAGCAGTGGCAGCAGCGTTAAAGGCTGTCAAATAAGAATTTTTTGTTAAATCACGCACTTTCCTTTGGATATGGATTGCTTGTTTTGTGGTTTTGAAGAATAGTTTTAAATTTATCATTCAAAACCCGATAGTATGCTTAAATATTTTACTCCTCTACTCCTCATTTGCACACTTAATTCAACACCGGCCCACGCTGCAAAACCAATTTTAGCCGATGGCGATAACTGTGGCAGTGCAGTTCCTGTTACTGAAGGAACTTACACGGCTCCGAATCCTGATTACTGGTATATTTTTGAAGTTCCTGTCACCGGAACCTACCTGATCAGCACCTGCGACTTAGGAAATACCTGCGATACACGATTATATGTGTATGATCATTGTGCAGGCCTGATTCCTACTGAATTAGCGGAGGGAACTATGTCGTACAACGACGATTATTGTGCTACGCAATCACAAATTACAACAGTATTGGTTGCGGGAGATGAAGTATATATTCGAATTGGCGATAAAGACACTGATTGTGCCGGAGAGCCTATAGGTTGGTCGCTTGCATATGCAGGAGTGCCAATAGGATGTACCGATGAATATGCTTGTAACTACTCACCTTTAGCGATTGATGATGATGGTTCATGTATTTACCCCGGCAACCCTGATTGCCCGTCAGGACCGGATTTAGTTTTAGACCCAACTTATTTTGATGGTGATATCGGACCTGATTGGGGAGATGATTTCCAAATTGGAACTATTGATGCAGATGCTTGGGATAACGCATGTTATATAGATGAAGGATCGTTAACCGGTCCCGGAATCAGAACAATTATTCGTTTCGGAATTAAAATTGATAACCAGGGCGATGAAGATTACCATATCGGAACCGCTGCTGAAAATCCTTACCTCGTATTTGACCCTTGTCACGGACATACCCATTATGTAGATTACGGTGAATATCTGTTATATGATTCAGTTGGAACCGAAATTCCGGTTGGTCATAAAAATGGTTTCGCTGTTATGGATTTATGCGGGATTGGCGGTTATAATGGCGCAGATATGGGTATATCTGCAGGATGTTATGATGCATATGGTTTAGGAACCGGCGGTCAGTGGATCGATGTTACTGATGTGCCTAACGGAACTTATACATTTGTTGCAAGAGTTAATTGGGATAACCATCCGGATATAGATGGCAGGGTTGAAACAAATCTTGCAAACAACTGGCGTTCGCGCTGTATCACCATTTCAAGAGATGTTGATGGTGTTATTTCTGCTGAAATGGCTGCCGATTGTGCAACATTTATTGATTGTTTAGGTGAAATTTGGGGTGATGCCATGATAGATTGCGAAGGCAATTGTAACGGATGGCATCATTTGGGTGATGTGAATGAAGATTCAACGCGTGCAATGGATGATGTTGACATTTATGTAAATGATATTTTAGATAATACCATAATTGCTGAAATGTGTAACGATGCCAATAATGATGGTGATATAGATGTAGTAGATGCTGCATTGGTGATGGGTTGTGCAAACGAAGGTTTAGGATATGTGCATGAAGCCGATTTATGTTCATTACCACAAACCATGTTTAACAATGCTGATACAGTAACTTATAGTATTGGTTCTGTAAATGATGCTTTCCATTATCTAGATATTTATAGTTTAAATCCGAGCTCAAGAATTTTGGCTGCTCAATTTGAAATGGAAGGTTTAACCATTGATTCGGTGCAGAATTTATGTCCTGAAACTTTCGGAACAAACTACACATTAACTTATACCGATGATGAAGTAATTGCGTTAGGACATAATGAAGTGCCTTATCAGGTACATCATGAGCCGATACCAACCTTCCGTATTTTTTATACAACTACTTATCCTGCTGAAATATGTATTAAACGTTTTACAGCAGCCGTAAATGAAAATTTTGAAGAAGTGGTAACACAAATGGCCAATAACTGTGTAACGCTTGATGCTACCGGAGTTCAGGCTTACAGTTCGAATGTAATGAACGTTACTATCCAGCCAAATCCATTCAGCAATAGTGCAGTTTTAAACTTCGATAATGCTACTAATGCTGCATATACATTAGAATTGAGCGATTTAAATGGTAACATTATCAGAACATATACAGTTAATAGTGGTTCTGTAACAATTAATCGCGCTGAACTTGCTGCAGGTGTTTATGTTTACCGTTTAACAGGTGGTAAAACAACACAAAGTGGTAAGTTTATCATTCAATAAAAAAGCCTGATCAGTGGCGTAAAAATATTTCACTTATAACCATATCTAAACCCTGACTGTATCGTCAGGGTTTTTTATGCACCATGCCTAAATCCCTTCATGTTCTAAGAAATAGTATCTTCGCCACATGCGCATCGGGTTTGACGCCAAAAGGATATTTCAAAACGCCACAGGTTTAGGTAATTACAGCAGGAGCGTAGTAAAAAATCTTGCTCAAAAATTTCCTGAAAATGAGTATGTATTGTTTACCCCGAATTCGAGAAACGCATTACCATTTCCGTCTGAAAATAATGTGCGAACAGTAATCGGGAGAGGTTCAGTGTGGAGAAGTTTTGGCATACGACGCGATATTGTTAAAAATAAAATTGACGTTTATCACGGGCTCACCAACGAATTACCTTTTAGTATAAATAAAACAGATGCTAAAAGTATTGTTACCATTCACGATTTAATATTTGAACATTTTCCGCATCATTATCCGGGTGTGGACAGAACGTTGTATGATGTTAAAAGTAAATTTGCTGTAAATCATGCTGATGTTATTGTTGCGGCGAGTGAAAGCACAAAACGTGATATCATAGACTACTACAAGGTTTCAGGCGATAAAATCAAGGTGATTTATCAAAGTTGTGATGATGTTTTTTACGATGCATTTGATGCAGATTTAAGTGCATATAATTTACCATCTGAATTTATATTAAATGTTGGCTCGGTTACGGAGCGAAAAAATTTATTAGCCGTTTGTAAATCGTATTTATTAATTCCGGATGCTTTAAAAATTCCATGTGTAATTATTGGTAACGGAAAACGATATGCAGAAGAAGTAAATACTTTTATTCAGGAACATCATTTATCGAAATGGTTTATTTTTCTTGAAAATATTCCTACACCACATTTACCTGCATTTTATCGCAAGGCAAAATGTTTTATTTATCCGAGTTTGTACGAAGGATTTGGCATACCCGTATTAGAAGCCATGGTATGTAATTGCCCCGTAATCACCTCCGGCATTTCCAGTCTCCCCGAAGTTGGTGGCGATGCTGCCGTTTACATCAATCCTGATAAACCCGAAGAAATTGCCCACAGCATAACTGAGGTTTTAGGCAATACGGGACTCCGTGAAAGTATGGTAAGCAAAGGAAAACAACGATTACCGGTCTTCGAAAAGTTCGGCCTGGCCGATAAAATGATGGCGCTCTATCAGGGCTAAAGTCCATTTTTCTCCATTTTTACTCCTCTCAAAATTATTTTTTTCGATTAAGGGTCACTAAAAACGGCTGTAATCCACTCTCGATAAGGATTTCCGTGCAAAAAAATATTTTTTCAGTTTGTACAATATTTTTAAAATAAATTCGTTTAAGTGGTTCAAAGCATGAAAACACGCGGTAAAGTCCTTTTAGTGGTTTTATTTGGCGTTCTGCTGACCGTAGTTTTTCTGCTCATTCGCTTTCCTTACATCGCTCCCTGGTATCATCGTACGTATTCGGCAGAAGCCTACACTGAAGCGGTTTTGAACATTGAAAGTATTAGCGAAACCGAAACTGAAACCTGTATTTTGTCCCGTTTCGAAAAACTTTACCCGTTTTGGTTAGGGACAAGATGGAATTTTAACGGCATATCTGAAACACCCGGTGAGGGGAGTATCGCCTGTGGGTATTTTGTAACTACCATGGTTCGTGATATGCATTTTGACATTCCGCGCATTCGTTTAGCACAATGTGCTTCGGAGGAAATGATTAAAACATTGGTGGATTCTGCGCTGATAAAAAGATATTCCGGGGATCAAAATACGGTTATGTTAGCGGCTATTGAAGCCAAAGGGAGGAATCTTTACATTGTAGGACTGGATACCCATACCGGTTTTCTGCTCAACGATGGGAGTGAATCTTGGTTTATTCACAGCAGCGGAAGTTTTCCGTTTTGTGTGGTAAAAGAAAAGGCATCAAAGGCTGATGTGCTGCTCGAATCGCAATATAAAGTTGTAGGGTGTTTGAGCGAAAGTCAGTTGATTTGGGGGTATTAATTTGGAAAAGTTATATAAACTAAAAAATCCACCAATTGGTGGATTTTTTAGTTTGGCGGAGAAAGAGGGATTCGAACCCCCGGAGGCTCGCACCTCAACAGTTTTCAAGACTGCCGCAATCGACCGCTCTGCCATTTCTCCGGTGCAAAGGTAATATTTCAAAATCAGGTTTTAAAATAAATCTAAAAAATATCGTATCTTGTTTTACCAACTGTTTATTTAACCGCTAAATTTTCATCTATGTCTACAGTGAACAAAATCCTTGAAAAAAAGGGGAAACCATTATTTACGATTACCCCGCTTACCTCTGTGTACAATGCACTTCAATCGCTGGCTTTGCATAATATCGGCGCTTTGGTTGTTAAAGATGGCGAACGGTTTTGCGGCGTATTTACTGAAAGAGATTATGCCCGTAAAGTTGTTTTGCAAGACCGTAATTCGCGTGAAACAAATGTGCAGGAAATTATGGATATCGATTGTGAAACTGTTAGTCCGACAGCCTCAATTAAAGATTGTATGGAATTAATGACTACAAATTCGATTCGATATCTTCCTGTTGTAGATGCAGATAAAGTTATCGGCATTATTTCAATTGGTGATGTAATTAAATCAATAATTGAAGACCAGGCATTCACCATGCAACAAATGGAAAATTATATTAGTCAGTAAGCAATGAAAACCAATTGACCGGTTTACGGCTAATAATATCTTGCCCAAATAATTTTTTTAAAGACTGCCTTTACGGTGGTCTTTTTTTGTGTTGCAACTGTCGGTTGTTCTTTTTACAATGGTTAAAAAGTGCTAATTCACATAGTTTTCTTTGTAGTTCCATTTGTATTCGGTTATTTCGTGATACCAACCTATTATCTATGAAAAATTTACTTAGTATTATCAGCTTCATTTTATTCTCATTATCCTTAGCTGCACAAAAAAATGTAAAACCGGCAACAGTATTGCCATTTGATACCACTGTTACTGCTGAATTAAAATTCAGGAATGTCGGCCCCTGGCGGGGTGGTAGAAGCACTGCTGTGGTGGGCGATTTAAATGATGAACAATTATTTTATTTTGGTTCAACCGGTGGTGGAGTATGGAAAACTCAGGATGGTGGCAGCAACTGGAAAAATATTTCTGATGGATTTTTTGGTGGCTCTGTGGGCAGTATTGCCGTAAGTAAATCTGATCCGGCTACAATTTTTGTGGGTATGGGAGAAAATACCATGCGTGGCAATGTGAGTGAAGGCATGGGCATCTGGAAATCAGAAAATGGTGGACGCAGTTGGAAAAATATGGGGTTGACGGATACGCGCCATATTATGCGCATTGTTATTCATCCAAAAAATTCAAATGTTATTTATGTTGCAGCACTCGGGCATTTATTTGGACCAAATTCGGAGCGTGGAATTTTTCGGTCGATGAATGGTGGTGTGAGCTGGGAAAAAATATTATATGTAAATGAAAATGTTGGTGCTTGCGATTTAGTGATTGATCCAACAGATCCGAATATTCTATTAGCTACATTCTGGAATGTAAAAAGAACACCTTATTCACTTGAAAGTGGTGGCCCCGGTTCAGGTATTTACAAAACCACCGATGCAGGAAATAACTGGACAAATATTACAAAAAATAAAGGTTTGCCGCAGGATACTTTAGGAATAATCGGTATTACGATTGCAGCAAGTAATCCCGATATTTATTATGCGATAATTGAAGCAAAAAACGGCGGTATTTTTAAAAGTGCGGATGCGGGAAAAACATGGAC
Encoded here:
- a CDS encoding T9SS type A sorting domain-containing protein; the encoded protein is MLKYFTPLLLICTLNSTPAHAAKPILADGDNCGSAVPVTEGTYTAPNPDYWYIFEVPVTGTYLISTCDLGNTCDTRLYVYDHCAGLIPTELAEGTMSYNDDYCATQSQITTVLVAGDEVYIRIGDKDTDCAGEPIGWSLAYAGVPIGCTDEYACNYSPLAIDDDGSCIYPGNPDCPSGPDLVLDPTYFDGDIGPDWGDDFQIGTIDADAWDNACYIDEGSLTGPGIRTIIRFGIKIDNQGDEDYHIGTAAENPYLVFDPCHGHTHYVDYGEYLLYDSVGTEIPVGHKNGFAVMDLCGIGGYNGADMGISAGCYDAYGLGTGGQWIDVTDVPNGTYTFVARVNWDNHPDIDGRVETNLANNWRSRCITISRDVDGVISAEMAADCATFIDCLGEIWGDAMIDCEGNCNGWHHLGDVNEDSTRAMDDVDIYVNDILDNTIIAEMCNDANNDGDIDVVDAALVMGCANEGLGYVHEADLCSLPQTMFNNADTVTYSIGSVNDAFHYLDIYSLNPSSRILAAQFEMEGLTIDSVQNLCPETFGTNYTLTYTDDEVIALGHNEVPYQVHHEPIPTFRIFYTTTYPAEICIKRFTAAVNENFEEVVTQMANNCVTLDATGVQAYSSNVMNVTIQPNPFSNSAVLNFDNATNAAYTLELSDLNGNIIRTYTVNSGSVTINRAELAAGVYVYRLTGGKTTQSGKFIIQ
- a CDS encoding glycosyltransferase family 4 protein, encoding MRIGFDAKRIFQNATGLGNYSRSVVKNLAQKFPENEYVLFTPNSRNALPFPSENNVRTVIGRGSVWRSFGIRRDIVKNKIDVYHGLTNELPFSINKTDAKSIVTIHDLIFEHFPHHYPGVDRTLYDVKSKFAVNHADVIVAASESTKRDIIDYYKVSGDKIKVIYQSCDDVFYDAFDADLSAYNLPSEFILNVGSVTERKNLLAVCKSYLLIPDALKIPCVIIGNGKRYAEEVNTFIQEHHLSKWFIFLENIPTPHLPAFYRKAKCFIYPSLYEGFGIPVLEAMVCNCPVITSGISSLPEVGGDAAVYINPDKPEEIAHSITEVLGNTGLRESMVSKGKQRLPVFEKFGLADKMMALYQG
- a CDS encoding CBS domain-containing protein — protein: MSTVNKILEKKGKPLFTITPLTSVYNALQSLALHNIGALVVKDGERFCGVFTERDYARKVVLQDRNSRETNVQEIMDIDCETVSPTASIKDCMELMTTNSIRYLPVVDADKVIGIISIGDVIKSIIEDQAFTMQQMENYISQ